The following proteins come from a genomic window of Flavobacterium crocinum:
- a CDS encoding MerR family transcriptional regulator, translating to MHIELSKDKRYYSIGEVAKAFNVNASLIRFWDSEFDILKPKKNAKGNRMFTPEDITNLQLIYHLVKERGFTLEGAKIHLKEGQKKTLDKFEIIRKLESIKTQLNDIKNEL from the coding sequence ATGCATATTGAACTTTCTAAAGACAAAAGATATTACAGTATTGGCGAAGTAGCCAAAGCTTTTAATGTCAATGCTTCTTTGATACGATTTTGGGACAGTGAATTTGATATTCTAAAACCCAAAAAAAATGCAAAGGGAAACAGAATGTTCACACCCGAAGATATTACCAACCTGCAATTAATATATCATCTTGTAAAAGAGAGAGGTTTTACGCTTGAAGGCGCTAAAATACACTTAAAAGAAGGACAAAAGAAAACGTTAGATAAATTCGAAATAATACGTAAATTAGAGTCCATCAAAACACAGTTAAACGATATCAAAAACGAATTGTAA
- a CDS encoding M23 family metallopeptidase, producing the protein MAKVKYYYDSENLAYTKIKTRKRIKIGYALLFLLASALFGFLVFVLLINTPYFETPKDRLQAREIENLKLQYSILNKKLDEIDAVADALEERDNNIYRIYFNKAEIPDSIRKVGFRNPERYKTLEGYNNSQLVLSTTKRVDKLSKQLAIQSKSLDDILKLAGAKESLLLAIPAIQPVQNENLKRVASGFGYRIDPFTKVRKMHNGMDFTANTGAPVYATGDGIVARADNTASGFGNHVVIRHGFGYESLYAHLSKYNCRPGQKVKRGDVIGYVGSTGRSEGPHCHYEVHKDGKVVNPLNFYYGNISAVEYVAISQMANQENQSLD; encoded by the coding sequence ATGGCGAAAGTAAAATATTATTACGACTCAGAAAATCTGGCTTATACGAAAATAAAAACCAGAAAAAGAATAAAAATAGGCTACGCATTACTGTTTTTACTGGCTTCAGCATTGTTTGGTTTTTTAGTTTTCGTTCTTTTAATTAATACGCCTTATTTTGAAACTCCCAAAGATCGTTTGCAGGCACGGGAAATTGAAAATTTAAAACTTCAATATTCCATTCTAAATAAAAAATTAGATGAAATTGATGCTGTTGCAGATGCTTTGGAAGAGCGGGATAATAATATTTACAGAATTTATTTTAATAAAGCTGAAATTCCGGATTCGATTAGAAAAGTCGGTTTTAGAAATCCGGAGAGATACAAAACGTTAGAAGGTTATAATAATTCTCAACTGGTATTAAGTACAACAAAAAGAGTAGATAAACTTTCTAAACAGCTCGCCATTCAGTCCAAATCTTTAGATGATATTTTAAAATTAGCAGGAGCCAAAGAAAGTTTATTATTAGCAATTCCTGCCATTCAGCCCGTTCAGAACGAAAATTTAAAACGAGTTGCTTCCGGATTTGGTTACAGAATCGATCCTTTCACGAAAGTGAGAAAAATGCACAACGGAATGGATTTTACTGCCAACACAGGTGCTCCGGTTTATGCCACAGGTGACGGTATTGTAGCAAGAGCTGACAACACCGCTTCGGGCTTTGGAAACCATGTAGTGATCAGGCATGGTTTTGGATACGAAAGCCTGTACGCTCATTTAAGCAAATACAACTGCAGACCTGGCCAAAAAGTAAAAAGAGGAGATGTAATTGGTTATGTTGGAAGCACAGGAAGATCTGAAGGTCCGCATTGTCATTATGAAGTGCACAAAGACGGTAAAGTTGTCAATCCGCTTAATTTCTACTATGGAAATATTTCGGCTGTAGAATATGTGGCAATTTCGCAAATGGCAAATCAAGAAAATCAATCATTAGATTAA